From one Eptesicus fuscus isolate TK198812 chromosome 3, DD_ASM_mEF_20220401, whole genome shotgun sequence genomic stretch:
- the LOC103290696 gene encoding 40S ribosomal protein S12-like, with translation MAEEGVDAGGVMDINTALQEVLKTALIHNGLTRGICEAAKALDKRQAHLCVLASNCDEPMYVKLVEALCAEHQINLIKVDDNKKLGEWVGLCKIDREEKPRKVVGCSCVVVKDYGKESQAKDVIEEYFKCKK, from the coding sequence ATGGCCGAGGAAGGCGTTGATGCTGGAGGTGTAATGGACATTAATACTGCTTTACAAGAGGTGCTGAAGACCGCCCTCATCCACAATGGCCTCACGCGTGGAATTTGCGAAGCTGCCAAAGCCTTGGACAAGCGCCAAGCCCACCTTTGTGTACTTGCATCCAACTGTGATGAGCCTATGTACGTCAAGTTGGTGGAGGCTCTTTGTGCTGAACACCAAATCAACCTAATTAAGGTTGACGACAACAAGAAACTAGGGGAATGGGTAGGCCTCTGTAAAATCGACAGAGAGGAAAAACCCCGTAAAGTGGTTGGCTGCAGTTGCGTGGTGGTTAAGGACTATGGCAAAGAGTCTCAGGCAAAGGATGTCATCGAGGAGTACTTCAAAtgcaagaaatga